CACTCAAGTCTACTCCTGTTTGGATGAGCTGGATTCTCATGTTCCAATTTGCTGAGTCATGTTGATCATCAACCACTTCCAGGTGGCTACTGCCTACTGAGTGTACTTATCTTTTAGTGACAGTCTTTGTCAGGCTTTTCTTGAGAGACGGTGTGAGCTAAAATGTGTAGTAAGATCCAACATGTTTCAGTTCATTGCCCTCAGAAACTGAAATGGTTTTTACTGAGAAGCTTTTTCTTATATATTTAATCCTTTACTGTTTAAtataggagggggtgcggtggcacagtggtgcagtgggttggaccgggtcctgctctccagtgggcctggggtttgagtcccgcttggggtgccttgcgacggactggcgtcccgtcctggctgaatcccctcccccttcagccttacgccctgtgttgctgggttaggctctggttccccgtgaccccgtatgggacaagcggttcagaaatgtgtgtttaatctGGGATATGGAATAACTTGTATGGTTAGGGTGGCATCACAGCTACCTgagttaatttttcattgttcagtAATACTAAGGGATGGTCTTCAGCATCTACTGCAACTCCCAGGCTGACAGTGAGTCCCACTCTGGCCACAGGAGTGACAATTTTGCTTTCCCTTTGTTGATTTTCACCTTTCCCTGACTTGAATTTGGAGTTACAGCTGTCCATCAACACCAGTCCAGGAGTGTTGGATGTGATTCACCGAACCGGAAAGGCAAGATTTCCCACAAGTTCAGAAGCAGCTTCCtggaggccacagctctgggaaagaagttGTTCCTCAGTTTATTGGTGCAGAATCTTATTGTCATGAACCATTTGCGAGACGGCAGCAGTTTAGACAGGGAGGGACCAGGGTGTGTGGTGTCCTCGATGATACTGCCAGCCTTCTTCCTCGGTCGACCGGCATAGATGGTGTCCAAGTTGAAGAGCTCCATCCCGATGATGCGCTGACCGGCCTTCACCTCGTGATGTAGAGCCTTTTGCTTGGCAGCTGTACAGCTGGCATACCACGCGGTGGCGCAGTTAGAACACGCAGGGAGAAGAGACAAACTCCCAACCAACTGCACAGGGTTTGAACCTACAtacaaacagcccaggcactgagaggtggcggcgctacctgctgtgtcactgtttcCCCATCATACAAAACCTGTATGAGCAGTTACTTTACTAGAGACTGATTTACATCAGTTCAGTCTGAGTGAGTATTTGGGGATTTGGAGAAAACAACCTTCAGTGTACAGCATTGTCCCCTGGGTTTGAGCCTCATTTCCTCTACAGCTCTCTGACTGTCTCTTCTTTCACTCAGCTCAAACTTTTCTCAAAGCCagttacaatgtgaagctattCACAATTATTTCTACACTCACTGTAGGTCATTTCACAGGAGAAATTTAGAGTCAGTACTTTGCTCaacaaggggtgcggtggcgcagtgggttggaccaggttctgctctccggtggatctggggttcgagtcccacttggggtgccttgcgacggactggcgtgctgtcctgggtgtgtcccctctctctccggccttatgccctgtgttgccgggtaggctccggttccctgtgaccccatatgggacaagcggttcagaaaatgtgtgtgtgtgtgtgtgtgtgtacaccttgctcaagggtattgtggctgagggtgggattcaaaccagataCCCCCTGGTCTCTCTGGAGGCAGACactgagttttttctttttcgtttcAGCAATAGTACTTAAACTGAGGGAGCATTTTTTCTCATCTTTGTCAACAATAATCCCTAAACACTGTTTTTCACTGGAATATTTGGATGACTGGACAATTCACAGCCTTTGTGTCATGCCGGAACAGTGGAAGCCGGGGCGAAGGCGAGTAGGACCCAGTCGTGGGttcctttttttaacaaagaaagCCGAGGAGCAAGACATGGAGcagtagtcagggacaggcgtgggtcaggcttTGTGCGTTCGACGATTCATGGGAAACGAGACAAGGGACGTAAACGAAAAGACGAAGCAAAGGTCAGTGGCCAGGAGATCGGGAACTTTGGAAGGACAGGAATCGTTGGACACACTGGAGAAGCGGTTGCTCAAGCCAGGTTCCGCAAGCAGGCGTGGAATCCTTGTCCTTTCATCCCGTCCCGCgtgatgagaggcaggtgcggGCGAGGTGCTCGTGACACTTTACCATAAGCTCACATTTATTGATCCTGTATGACGATATAGGGCTGATGCCTTAGAAAAGTACTAATAATGTTTAAAGCAAGGAGAATTTGGTCACTAACTCTGTTCTAAGCACTTCTTGGCATTCACGGCATTTGAGTCTTCCGAGTACTTTTCTCATCACTCAACCTGAAGTTGAAGCACAGAAAATTCCTTGGCTGCGAGTCAGCAACAGGTTTATTGTAACGTAGTGTTTTCTATAATAGAGGACCTCATACTTCATATTGTCAAGAAACATCAAAAAACATCTTACATATCTTATATATATCTTAAATACTTATATATCTCTTACACTGCTAGTCCAGCTCATCCTCATTTAAATGTGCATGCTCATTTTTATGCACCTCCTTGAACGATGGACATGTTGTATCTTTTATTGAGTTGCTGCTGTTTGATGTTGTGTgtaaaggtgttgtttgtatttggttgccaacttgtaattgctgacgAGTGATTGGCACTGAGtttaaattgtacaatttggaatgcgatttatagaaGTGCCACTAGATGTCCGTTGTTTCAGCGTAAATGCGATACTAGTAGGTGAGAAGAAGAGTTTGCCTCAGACTGAGTGTACGagtggagcgacggatgttTTCttggtatttttaattaaatgtaacatagaagtcggtctcgtcatttgcgaactcAAGAAGCTGCGTGACAACATTTtttggtgccgaaacccgggaggAGACGAACTAAACGGATAGCTCGTCGCACCTCCTAGCCGCgaagtaacaacaacaacaggcGTCGAAAGAGACAAAATGGCGGCCCGGTTacagagagagactgaaacATAAACGCGGAGTTTCGCGGGCATCCGGCCGCAACGAAACTACTGAGGTctctagaagaagaaacatgtaaggACAACGTGAATTGTGCCCGTTTGAGAGAGatgtacttttcagttttctgtacTTATCTGAGATGTAAAATGaataagatgaataaatgtaaatgtcagtgtaaatgaataaattagtgaatGTGGTGGTaaagctgctgctgtagtgtataacactctgaaaacacaaattGCTGTACTGTCCAAGTGAAAAAATTAAGCAGACACATTAACAACAGGTGCCACAAATCTCATCTCAGGATTTACAGCCACTGTGTGGAACACTTACATGTGTGGTGAACGCCCGgcattaaaaaacacttttcattgATCCTGAGAACATGATATTTATATGTAAGGAAATAAGACTGGTCATTGAAAAGTTGGTCCAACACGCCAAAGGTAGAACCAAAGAGCATCAACACCGCTTTCACACACGTCATGTCCCTCCAAAAGTAAGTTCATGATATTACCATTTCTAGGACAGCAGGTATTTCTGGGTCTTTATTTATGTGGACAAATTTATTTGTATGATATGTGTGAAGGTGGCTACATTTAGATCTGTAAAATCAGCAACAatgatacatttataaatatcatTGAAGGCCAAAGTTCCATGTTTTTCAGGATTTGGTCAACATGACTTACATTTCTTTTTAGTTGCAAATCATAAAACCTTTCTTTGAGAATGACAGAGTCCTTTTTCAGTAAAGTTTGTGAGGAATTTCCCCAAGCTCTAATGGCATAAGTTAAATGCAATATTATCATTTGATTGTAAATCTACATATAATGAAGTATTTCTTGTCAAAGGTGTTTTTTATATAAATTCAAAGCAACAActttgaatgcaaaaaaaaaaaatctgttttgccTTAATTTCAGTTATACTTCGTCCTTGATAACTGCTCATCTTTAAAAATTACCTGAAAGTTGAGATGTTTTTATCAGTTTCATTGTAGGCTCTATAGTTTGACAGAGCTTAACCACATTAATTCAAGTTTGACAGATTTAAGTGTCTGTTTTTATACTGGCTATTGTCCATTTCATTATAGGCCTGGAAATATTCTCCATTCAGTTCACTTCAAAATGTATTCACCAAAAAATTAGAGATGACAAAATGACCAAATCATATACACTGAGCAGGAaacatttaagttgctttggcaaccAGATACCATCTGGTATGTATGGCTATAACAACAGAATGCTGAGATAATagtattttgtgtaaattataCAAATCAGAATCCTAGGAAAATGTCTGCTGTATGTTAACAGGCACTATGAATGTGAGGTGATGAGATTTCTCTGTTAATTATGCATAGAAAGCTCTTGATATGTTCAACCAGGTAGGTTAGATATGGCACCATGTGGAATCTTTCCACAGACACTAACACATCAGTTACTGCAAAGTATAGCTTAAAATTGAGATACAGAGAGAGAACTCAACAttccaaaatttttatttcagtaccGACAGTAGCCTACACCATCTCCCAGTGCCTAGGTAccagtactgtacatgtacatcAGTAAACTTCCTGGCATCGTTCAGGTTTTCATCTAATTGATATCACATGTCTGGTTTGATCAATAGAAAACATCTTTAGCTTTAACATGAACTATATTTCATGGAAATCAGTGGAGACCTGCCCAAGAAGACTTGTTATGGGAGAAGTGCATCCAAAcccttgtgcttttgtttacacacgtgaaacatttttccaataCAGCGGATGATGTTGCTGTTGCGGCACGCGGGTTACTATTGTATTTGGCCTGTCTGTGTATATGTAACAACCCACATTACTGCAAGTTTGAGTGGGAACTGTgctcattgtaaatagtttaattatggggaaaatgtgaataaagtgttcaaccgctgcggggacttacggggaatgtaatggggtgactgtgtttgccagcaagaaaaggagaaaaccaacgaggagcacctgtggctgatcagCGGACGGGCGCATAAAAAGGAGAtgcagagcacacacagacatggaaccttgttcagcgtttTTACTCATCTGTGTACCTAGCCTGTGCTTTCCTGACTTCCTTGATTCCTTGTAATTGTTCTCACCcacgtcctcatcctcctcctcgtctcccGAAGcctctcctgtatctccacGCCTTCCTGGCTTACCATGACTCTTTGCCCGTTCCCCGGATTACGTCTCTCGGATTCTCACTTTGAACTTcgttcgcacatcggtgaccctttgcctgttttttgaccatTTTTTCTGGATCGCCCCTTGAAAGATCCTCCTGTGCTCCGCGATTGGGTCCAGCGCTCCCACTGTGGGGAAACTCTGACACCGGGGAGGGGACAGCTTTTGCAAGGCACTTTTCATTGTTGTAGAAGGGTCACTGGTATTAATGGCAgtcacatttattgatttgtactacaatatttacagtttcCTACTAATTTATCCCTCATTTCTGCCATGACACCTGAAATAAGGACCCGTCCCCCTGGACAGTACGAGTACGGGACACCTGGGACTAAAGCTTCAACTGCAGTGTATTTGAAGGCCACTGAAGAAGAaaggcattgtgtgtgttatatttactgatatatttacattacatttacatttatttatttagcacatgcttttgtccaaagagacgtatatctcagcaaaagtacaatttatgcattacattaacagaaggaggcatagctgcagacatgaaagtctcaagcaaacctagtttgttccctaccacttgctgcaccgaggttcatcgttcgagtaggtgaaTAAAAatcaggatagacaaatcccgataccctcccactaatgttttttttttaagtataagatacacaaattgGCAAGTATCAGTGCCTTCTGCCTTCTGAGCACCAGGGTTCCATCTCCTCAAAACTTTGTCGTACGTGAAATTCATCTGCGGACCGATCTTCCTGCACAAGCGAGTCACCAAACGCCAGACCTTCCGCACCTGTCCGCAGTCCCAAAAGGCGTGCGGGAGAGTTTCACTCTCACCGCACTGGAGTCGcaggcagagtgggtggctCGTCAGTTTGTGCCTATACAGATCTACTTTGACCGGCAACATACTTTGTAGACAACGCCAGTGCAAATCTTGATGGTGGTGGTCGagctcctttggctgaatcctcctcgagccccagaagaactcgagttcctctcctcttgaCCACGGCCTTAAAGTTTACTTTACCCGCGCTACACATGAAGGTTGTTGGCTCCAAATTCCCAAATACTCATTCAGACTAAACTGATATAAATCCACCTGGAGTAAAGTAACTGGTCATACAGGTTTTGTATGATGGggaaacacagtgacacagcggtAGCGCTGCCACCTCTCAGTGCccgggctgtttgggtgtagctTCAAATCCGATGTAGTTGGTtgagagtttgcatgttcttcctttgtgttcccactgggtgctctggtttcttcccaccgtccaaagacaagcagttcaggtgaactggatgctcctgtagtgtgtgtgtactgaaagatttatccattttcacaAGCTGCATGTCCTCATCAGGGTCGTGATGGTCTCGAACCCATCCTGGAAGGACTGGGGGCAAGGTGGAAAGAGGGGGGGTTGCCATGGATGGGACAACATTACATCACAGGGTAacctctcatacacacaccatgggcaatTTCTTTATTGCTTATAATTCATTGCCAGTTCATCTGAACTACATCTCCTTCAgatgtgggtggaaaccagagcgcccagaggaaacccacacaaacacagtgggaacatgcaaacacaacacagacCGAGCTAAATTTGAACCTACGTCTCAACAGCCCCTGTGGTGGctctacctgctgtaccactgtgtgACTTGTACTGAGAGAATAATAAGACAATTttcaaacagctttaataactttaataataatgtctaaagaaacattaacacagagcagaaaaataagCAGAATGTCTGAAGAGAACaatacaggaacacacacaggattCCTCCTTCAGTTTGAGTTCAGCTCCTGTTTACTCCCTCATCTCAGAGAACACAGTTTCACTTTAGATCCTGGTGCAAaaaacccaaacccaaacccagGATAGAGGGGTTCAGTGAATGTGGTCTGGAATCTGTGGAGGAGGGTCATTGTGTCCCTAGAGAccctgtagaaggacagagttcCTGCCCTGTGATCCAGGTAAACTCCTATTGTGGAGGAAATGGGACCAGATACTGGAATCTCTACATTATTGTGATAGAAACTGTAACTGGAGGGAGAGCAGAACAAACTCCAGGACTTGTTATTGAATCCAAAGATACAGTCAATaccttttcttttcctgttggTCCCTTTATATGACACTGCTATATCAATCCCATCATCTCCACTCCACTGAAGTTCCCAATAACAGCATCCAGACAGACCCTCTTTACACAGAACTTGTTTCCAGTAGTCAAATCTCTCTGGATGATCAGGATATGACTGGGACTCCTTCTTCCAGGTCACCGCTGTGTTCCTCTCAGACAGACTGAGGTTTTCATTCACTGTATTTATGTCCAGTGTGAGCTGACAGGCATCTgatggaggaaaaacagaagagaagagTTTTTGCCTTTAGCTGATCCTCATTTTTACCTCagtttactgtaatattacCTGTAAGTTACAGCTGTATTGACTAATGGTGGACAAAATGTCAGTAATTAATCTAACAATTAATACAATGTAACAAGTACATTTACTGCACTTGTTGAATGAATTTGTGGAGAAAGTGCATGTTGtcgggcgaagaaggacgcggaggtagcgttcataacgaacggtttacttgaacaccaacacaaagggaataatgctctcggtccgaggaccccttttcctccaagacttgcgcagccagccagccagccagccagccagccagccagcatttccccccgaagtggccccagcggttacacaccatttaacattatttcccataatgcaactatctacatttaaacagtaacacgggtcgttacacTATTAATATGGTAGATTTCTGTAATTGAGAcacatcaagttcaagttgtttttattgtcattcctctatagcTTGTAttcagtggaacgaaatgtcgtttctccggagaccgtGGGAGCaacaggacaaaacaaaagggctgtactgaaagcagtgtgtagtgtatggagtcctGCTGGATTAGCGTTTACTGTTTATGTGACACGTGACATTTACCAAATGTTGAGAGGACAGAAATGTGCACAAGACGGATTTCCAGCCGCGTGTGAAAAACACTTGTGGAGACACTACAGTCCAACGGAGCTACTAGTGATGCCACATGAAGCCTCAACTGGTGACTCTTTGTGACGACGGACGAATTTCTCGCTGCAGTTTTTTATTATCCAATCACATCAACTCCCGCCAGTCTCTTTCGGAACACGTGACTTCATATTGTGCGTTTCATTGGTCATCTCATTTACAGCATTTCTCTAAGCCAATTAAATTACTCTCAGATTGAACCAGTAGTAACCATGCTCTACATCAGCTGacttattctgtttttttcattggCCAGGATGGACTGTCACTCATTTTCACTTCACAGAATCAGTGTTGCTCATACTTTACCACACAATCTTAAGAAAAAGGCGCTGTAAATGATCAGTGACAGTATAACAGGAAATATATCCTGATATTGAGTGAGAGGGAATTGGTAGTGCAGCAGTGAGTGTCGTTCACAAGGACACTAGAGCAGCGGGAGAAGTTACAAGTGAACTTTGCTAACTGCTACACTGTCTGCTGTCACACTCTGTCGTCATAGTGACGGAATATCACACATCATATCATGGACTATGACGTGTGTAATACTCATAACAAAGGAGCAGTGTGTTAAAACCGCATTTTCTctgcgcaaacacacactaaaCGACAGTCACAGTGAGTTGAGCACAAGGAGTAACGAATCATATTTTGTGTCTTACTGATTAATAATGAACTTTATGTTCTAAAATATCTCTGAAACAGAAATAAGTGAACACTGGAACTAGTTTTTACAAACAGTAAAAGCATTATTGGGTTAAAGTATTTTAACTTGTTCATAAAAGTTACTTCAAAAAGTTTTAGTGTattaatttgacacttttaCTGTAGTTCATATCTGAATGAGAACTTTTACTTGAGCTGTTTTTGAAGTAAAGACACTTCTATTTGAGTTTTGTTTCTCACTATTATACACACCTCTGTgagtcacagcactgaaatactgaaacacacacacctgtccacaTAAACTCAGGGAAatcatggaaactccacacaattAATGGCACAAAGTTTAGTCTTAAACACAggtacgtgtgtgtttgtgtgtgtgtgtgtctgtctgtctgtctctctgtctgcctATCTGAGTGTTTGTGAACAGACTCACAGGGTAAAAACTCTTCTCTGGTCCTGGGTTCCGTAATCTGTTGTTTTTTCACTAGAAAGAGatgaagagaaacagagaggTGAGTGAATGGGATTTACCTTTGGtcctgtgtacatgtgtgtttcctgtatTGTTTAATTTCTACTGTCGTGGAGATCAGAATTTCATTAAATACACACTCACATGGACTGGGCTTTGAGTCCTTCACAAACATTACTGTAAATCCATGTTCTTTATATAATAACTATGTACAAATGTGTTTCATGAGAAACAATGTATTACATCGTGTGTGtatgatgaaaatgtatttatttctgtaccaaCCTGTTTGGGAGATCTCTGTGAATTTGTTCTTACAGGCTTCCTCTAGTTGGGCTTTGAGATCACAAAGAGCTTTCTTCACATCTCCAAAAGAGCAGTGTGGGTCCACAGGGATGGTGGGTAAGTGTACAAAGTGTACAGGTCcaggagggacacagagagactggaaactctacacacacagatagaatGAGTGAAAGAAGCATCTCCAGCTCACATCCTTTAAGTGTATCATATAAATGTATCACACATGCTGTGTTCTCCAGTCTCATAGAAAAGCAGTGTTGTTACCTGTAGGAAATGGATGTGatcctctgtgtgtgaaagCTGCTCCATCTCAGCATCTCTCCTCTTCAACTCAGcaatctcctgctccagtcgcTCCAGGAGACCTTCAGCCCGACTCAGCGCAGCCTTCTCCTGAGCTCTGATCAGGTTTACCACTTCAGAGCGCCTTTTCTCAAGGGAGCGGATCATCTGGGTGAAGATGCTCTCGGTGTCCTCCGCTGCTGCCTGTGCGGAGCGCTGTTAGAGACACACGGAGAGGAGGGAGCCTGTTTATTCCCCACAGTGTGACTCAGTGCGATTGAGAGCCACAGCACTGGAAAGTGGTCCAACTGTGGTCTCCTCACTGTGTGACTGGAGGAGAGCCCTGACTGAGCCCTCAAATGGCTCTTCCAGCAGCCAGCTGAGCTGTtgtcttctcctctgctccatACTCACTGTGAGTGAGTCCACAGCCTGTCTCAGGTCCTGcaccttcttctctctctgctggaTCCCTTCCTGGAATTCACTCTGTGTTGCCTTTAGATGCTTCTACGGAAAGACAAGGATACAAGGATGCCTCATTCTACAAATACTGCAGTTACTAATTCtcaaacagacagacattttttaagcttttaattgcatttactgcactgttctgtttttgtgatgGAGTCAAAATTACCTGCACTTCCTCATTTCAACAGTTGAACGCGAAACACACTCAGAAGGAAACACAATTAGAGCCGAAGGACCACATTCCATCTTCTCAAGCTTTTACAACATCAATTTGTgcaaagttaaaattttaaaattagatgTCGTACAAAGTACTTATTATTTAACTTATTGATCATACTTGTTTGTCGGTCCTTCCTGCAGAAGCTGAGACTGTATCATGTCCTCTGTGTTCgtccatcacacacagcagacagataCACTGATGATCAGTACGACAGTAGATCTCCAGCAGTTTGTCATGTTGGGAACAGACCTTTTCCTGAAGGTTTCCAGTCGCAtcagtcagtttgtgttttttaaaagctggaGATTCATTGTGAGGCTGGAGGTGAGTTTTACAATAAGAGGCGAGACACACCAGACAGGACTTGACGGCTTTGTTCTTTCTCCCagtacacacatcacacaccacATCTCCAGGTCCAGCAAAACAGTGTTCAGGAGGAGCAGCTTGGAGTCCTGTCTTCTTCAGTTCCTCCACCACCTCAGCCAGTATGGTGTTTCTGCCCAGAACAGGTCTTGAGCTGAAGGTCTGTCTGCACTGAGGACACCTGTAGAAACCAGTATGATCCTTCTGATCCCAGCAGCCCTTAATACAGTccatacagtaactgtgtccacaGGGAATAGTCACTGGATCCTTCAGTAGATCCAGACAGATTGAACAGCTGAATCTGTCCTGATCCAGATGAACTCCACCTTCTGCCATTTTActgcacacacagaggacagagCTCAGTTTCGTTtctctcttcctgtgtgtgtcgCAGTGGAACGTatttcctgcttctgctgcaggagGTGTGGTGTTGAACTGAGACCAGACTAAGAGGAGCAGGATGAGCAGAGAGTGGAGTTTGACTCGCAGAGATTCTCTCGGACTCCTTTCTGACTCTTTACACTGTCATATATTCTCGgtgttttactgcagaaacAAGAGTCTCATTGTTTTAGAGGGAAACTTTCTAATCCTGACACATCTTATGTTCTGCAGTCTTTTTAACATCATGTGGTACCTGAGCATTTTATTATAACAAGCAAAATGCTGAACCTTCGTGTCACGACTTCAGGGTTGTCTAGAGGTCTAGTGGAGTGTAGCAAAGTTCTGTACCATGTTATGGATTAtcaatcgatcaatcaatcaatggtTTATTCATCAAATCCACAACAATACAGCGTACAACagtggttgctggcaatgaaataTCTTTTTCTGCAAgaaggacgggacaccagtccatctcaaggcaccccaagtgggactcgaaccccagacccaccggagagcaggaccccagtc
Above is a genomic segment from Scleropages formosus chromosome 2, fSclFor1.1, whole genome shotgun sequence containing:
- the LOC114909856 gene encoding E3 ubiquitin/ISG15 ligase TRIM25-like, with the protein product MAEGGVHLDQDRFSCSICLDLLKDPVTIPCGHSYCMDCIKGCWDQKDHTGFYRCPQCRQTFSSRPVLGRNTILAEVVEELKKTGLQAAPPEHCFAGPGDVVCDVCTGRKNKAVKSCLVCLASYCKTHLQPHNESPAFKKHKLTDATGNLQEKVCSQHDKLLEIYCRTDHQCICLLCVMDEHRGHDTVSASAGRTDKQKHLKATQSEFQEGIQQREKKVQDLRQAVDSLTRSAQAAAEDTESIFTQMIRSLEKRRSEVVNLIRAQEKAALSRAEGLLERLEQEIAELKRRDAEMEQLSHTEDHIHFLQSFQSLCVPPGPVHFVHLPTIPVDPHCSFGDVKKALCDLKAQLEEACKNKFTEISQTVKKQQITEPRTREEFLPYACQLTLDINTVNENLSLSERNTAVTWKKESQSYPDHPERFDYWKQVLCKEGLSGCCYWELQWSGDDGIDIAVSYKGTNRKRKGIDCIFGFNNKSWSLFCSPSSYSFYHNNVEIPVSGPISSTIGVYLDHRAGTLSFYRVSRDTMTLLHRFQTTFTEPLYPGFGFGFFAPGSKVKLCSLR